The nucleotide window TCTCCCCAGAAGATGATTGAAGACCTTCGCTAACTGCCCTAGCTCGTCTCCTGGATTCGCAATCTCCAGACGATCATGCAGATTATTGGCCGTGATGCCCTGCGCGCGCTCCGTCATCTCTTTGAGAGGTCGAAGCGCACGGGCTGCGATGATCTGCCCAGCCGCTCCCGCCACCAGCAGCGCCAGAGGGACCGCAATCAGCAGCAACACCAGAAATTGCGTCATCCTCTCCCGCAGCGGAGCCAGGCTATACCCAAGCCGGATCACCATCGTCACACCATTCAGGGTGTGAATATGGCTGATGATCACTGCATACGTACCATCCTCAAGCCGCACTGCGCGCTCATTGAAGCTCCTGTCTCCCTCGTCTCTGCGCAACGGACCGCCCAATGGCATTCCGTGCAGGGCCGGGCTTCGATAGAGCACCAGCCCGGAAAGATCGCGCACTTCCATGAGCCGGTCGACCAACAGGTGAGATTGCGGACGCGAATAGTAGTTATCCTGCATGTGCAAGCTGCCGGATTGGTCGAAGTAGAGCAACCCTTCAGCCGTCACCACATCCTGCACTTCGTCATGAAAGATCTGCCGGCTGAGCACTGCATATTGAAACGCAAAGACCAGGCTCGCATAGACCAGTAGAAGAACAGCCAGCACGGCTACATACCAGAGCGTCAGCCGGCTTCGCAGACTTAATGGCAAATGCGGCATCAGACCTCCGGCTCCCGTAGCGTGAAACCCAGCCCGCGAACGGTCTGCAGCAGCTTTACTCCGAACGGGTCGTCGATCTTTCTGCGCAGCCGCGCGACCTGTACATCGATGACATTGTCGATCGGGGTGAAGCGCGAAGTTTCGTGCCATATATCCCGCGCCAGCATCTCGCGGGATACCGTGCGCCCGCGGTTCTCGACGAGATACAACAGCAGGTCGAACTCCCGCACCGTTAGTTCCAATCGCTGCCCATCACGCATGGCCATTCTCTTTTTCGCATCCACGCATAGGTCTGCTACCTGCAGCATCGCCGCAGTCTGAGCCGGAACAGTCCGCCGTAACTGTACATCAATGCGTGCCAGCAGCTCTGGAAATGAAAACGGCTTGCCGAGGTAGTCATCCGCGCCCAGGCGCAATCCCGTAACCCGGTCGTCGATTGTGTTGTGCGAGGTAAGAATCAGCACGCGTACATCCGTACCCTCACTACGCAGTTGCTGAAGCAAATCCAGTCCGGTGCGTTGCGGGAGTGTCAGGTCCAGTATCAGCAAGTCGGGATGCTGATTGTGTATAAGGAAAAATCCCTCCTCTGCCGAGCCTGCAGTCAGAACTTCGTAGCCGGCGCCGTCTCCCCCCGCAGCTACTGCTTCTGACAGCTTCCTGTCGTCATCGATGATCAGGATTTTCGCTCGTGCAGAAGACATGCCCATTTCACCCACTCTCATCATTTCGCAGCTCCGCGTCACCGGCAAGCACCCTGCTGCGATGTCAGAATCTTGTCAGATTTCTGTCAGCCCTATCCGTGGTCAACTCCAGATAAATCGTTACGCACGGAGGATCACACCGATGAACATTAAACTTCTTGCCGCATTCCTGCTTACCTCCACCTGCTGCCTGGCACAATCTGCTCCCGCTGCTCCCGTGCTCGACGCTCCGATCACACTGCCCATCATCTTCACTTCGAACGTCGCCGCACACGGCTCGCACGCAGGGGAAGGCTTCCAGGCTCGCACCACGCAGTCTGTCACCCTTGCTGGTGGCCAGGTACTTCCTAAGGGGGCTCGCATTACCGGCCATGTGGACACCGCTACGCCTTTTGTCTTCGATAACACCCCTTATGCGCGTCAGAAGACCTCTGTTCTCTCCATCCGCTTCGATTCCGTTGAGGTGAATCATCAGGCCGTGCCGCTTAACATCACCGTGCGCGCCATTGCCGATCCAGTCACCAGCATCGAGGCGCAAACCCCGATCAATCACGATATTGATCCTTCCGGAACCACGACGCAGATTGGCGGCGATCAGCGCTATCCCTGGAATGCGCCCGTGACGAATGAAGACGGCGATATCGTTGCCTACTCTCGTCATGGCGGTGTCTATGCGCACCTCATCGCTTCCGGACGCTGCGACGCCAGCACAACAGAGGTTTCAGTCGGTATCTACTCCGCCTCCGCTTGCGGACTCTACGGCTTTCCGCAAACTACCGCTGAAGAGATGGGTTCACCCTCGCACCCGTCCGTGCTGACCCTCGCCTCCACACACGATTCGCCCAGGATCTGGAAAGGTTCGACCGCACTGCTTGAGGTCATCGCCCCGCAGTCTTCGGTCGCCTCACGCTAAAGACTCCATAAGCCTAACCTCTGGAGACCGAACGCATGCTCAACATCGGGCCGGCACTCAAGGTGACGATCCATCTCAATCGAGATACAGGCGCCAAGCACGGCTTCCTGGTCGATGACATCCTCGATTTCCTGCAGAAACGCGGTATTGCAGGCGCCACTGCCATCCAGGCCTTCGCAGGTTTCGGTGCACACCGGCGCCTGCACACCGAGGGAGCGGGTGACGTCGGAGGAGAACATCTTCCCGTTCTTATCTATTTCATCGATGAACCGGCGAAGATCGACGCAATCCTCGACGACCTTCTCGCTTTTGTCACCGATGGTCTCGTCGAGATGCACCCAACGCAGGTGCTCCGCTCCATCACTGCCACGGAAAAGGTCATTACCTAGTGAAGCTTGTTTTGCGGAAGTCCATTTCCCCGCTCTTCCGTGGCATGCCATTTTTACTTGCCACTGCCTTTATCGCTTCTCCCTTTGTCTTCGCTCAGACTGCTGGCCCCACACAACCGGCGAGCCTGACCCTCGCTACGGCAGAAAATACGGCACTCCTGAATCAACCTCGCATGCTCGCCGCCCAGCAACGCGCACGCGCCGCAGGAGAACAGATTCGGGAGGCACGCTCCGCCGACTTCCCCACGATCGGCTTCAATACCACCGGCGTACGCGTCGCCGATCCCGGTACAGCAACGGCTGCCGGCAACATTACCACCTCTTCCATCTCGGATCGCTTCGCGTATGGCGGAACTCTCTCCCAGCTCGTCACGGACTTTGGACGAACCCACGCACTTGTGCAACAAAGCCGCGACCAGGCATCGGCACAGGCTGATCTTGCTATCCTGACCCGGGCGCAGGTGCGTCTCAATGTGCGCACAGCCTACTATCAGGTACTCGGCGCAGAGGCTGTGCTCCGCGCCGCGCAATCCGCAAAAGCTACCCGTGAGCTGGTCGCGCATCAACTCACCGAGCTTTCTAAAAGCGAGCTGCGTTCCACGCTCGACGTGCAATTCGCAACCGTCCTGGTCGAGCAGGCCGATCTTGCCGTCGTGCAGGCGCAGAGCCTTGTCGCGCAGGACCGCGCACATCTGGCAACGGCAATGGGACTGCAGCAGTCCATCGCTGCGCCACTCGCGGATGAGAGCCCCGCCGGAGATCCGCTCCCCGCATCGCCAGATAGTCTCCAACATGACGCACAGACACAGCGTGCCGATCTACAGGCCGCAGTGGCTCAGCAAAGCGCAGCACAACACTATGCCGAGGCCGAACAGCGGCTTTCCTGGCCAAAGCTGACTGTCCTTGCCGCAGCCGGTCAGATTCCTTATCACGACGCAACGCTGCATGACGATTATGCCGCCGCAGGATTCAATCTGAATATCCCCATATTTAACGGCGGTCTCTTTGCCGCGCAGCGTGCGCAGGCAGCGCATGAGGCCAGCGCCGCCGCACGAGATACCCAACAGGTACGGCTCGAGGTCAATGAACAGGTGCAAAGCGCCTGGTATCGAGCCGAAGAGGCATTCCAGAGCATCGCCGTCACCGCCAAACTCGTCGCCGCCAGCAGAGAGGCTCTGCGCCTCGCGCAGGATCGATACGACGCCGGACTTGGCAGCATCGTCGAGCTGAACGAAGCACAGTTGAATGAAACGTCGGCCGAGATACAGGCCGCCGATGCCAATTACACCTACCTCACCCGCCGCGCCCAGCTTGACTTTGCAACCGGCCAGCTCAACTGAAAGGTCTGCCGATGACGCCTCGGAAAAGAACTGTCTTATTTGGAAGCCTTACTGCCGTCAGCGCTCTTCTCGCCGCCTGCTCAAAACAGGCAGCTCCCACGGAAGCGACGCCTACCGTTCCGGTAGCCGCGGTCGGCTATGCGAACCTACAGAACGATCTTGTATTGACGGCCGAATTCCACCCTTACCAGGATGTCGATGTCATGGCCAAGGTCGCCGGCTATGTCAGGCAGATCAACGTCGACATCGGCGATCACGTCCATCAGGGACAGATACTCGCCACGCTCGAAGTCCCTGAAATACAGGATGACCTTGCAAAAGCAAAAGCAGGTCAAGCTGCAGCCGAGGCGAATATCGCCACCGCAGAGGCTGCTGTCGAACATGCCAGGGCCGCAGCCAGCATCGCATCCCTCTCTTACCAGCGCATTGAAGATGTGGCCAATCGCGATCGTGGCCTCGTGCCGAAGCAGGAAGTCGACGTCGCGCAGTCGCGCAAAGCCGAAGCCAGCGCGCAACTGGACAGCGCCGTTTCATCACTGAAAGCTGCGCAGCAGGCGCGTCTCGAAGCCGATTCTGAATATTCGCGCGCAGACGCGATGGTGCAATACGCGACGATTCGAGCGCCTTTCACCGGGGTCGTCACAAAGCGGTATGCCAATACCGGCTCAATGATCCAGGCAGGTATCTCCTCCCAGACGCAGGCTATGCCCCTCGTCAGCCTCGCACAGAATGACCTTCTCCGTCTGATCCTGCCCGTCCCTGTCAGCGATGTCTCCAGCATCCACAATGGCGAAGCCGTGGACGTGGATGTGGTCAGCCTCGGCCGCACGCTCAAGGGCACAGTCACTCGCTACGCCGATTCCGTGCAGTTCTCCACGCGCACCATGGACACGGAAGTGGATGTGCCGAACCCACAGGGCACACTCGTTCCCGGCATGTATGCCGAAGTCCATCTCCATCTCGCTCCCCGACCTCACGTTCTCAGCGTCCCTGTTGACGCGGTCGACGGCATCGGAACTGCCGCCGAGCAGGCATGGGTTATACGCGACGGCGCATTGCATCTGGTCCCAGTCACCACCGGTCTGCAGACTCCCAATCGCATCGAGATTCTCTCCGGTCTCGCGGAAGGCGATCAGATTGCGGTTGGCCGTCACACCGGCTTATCCGATGGTGAGCATGTGAATCCGGTTCCCGCTACGTACGAATCCGCATCCGCCGACAGGCACTAACGAGGAAAGGACATTCCCCAGGCATGTCGGGCTTTTCGATCCGCAATCCGTATCTGATCGTCGTATTGGGTCTCATCATCGCCATCCTTGGCATTGTCAGCGTCTCAGAGATGCCGGTCGACATGTTCCCACCAATTAATCTCCCAGTCGTCGCAGTGGCAACGTTCTATTCCGGCATGCCGCCCCAGCAGATTGAGACGAACATCACCTATCACCTTGAGCGCCAGTTCACGCTAGCCAGCGGCATCGATCACATCGAATCCCGCTCGCTGCCTGGAGTCAGCCTCATCAAGGTCTACTTTCTCTCCGGCACAGACCCCGACGCCGACGCAGCCTCCATCTCCTCGCTCGCTATGAGCGACCTGCGCGACATGCCGCCGGGCACGTATCCGCCCATCATTCTCAAGCAGGATGCTTCGAGCGTTCCCGTCGCACTGGTGCCGCTCACCGGTGCAGGGCTTAGCCAGAGCAAGCTGAAGGATATTGGTCAGAACTATGTCCGTAACCAGCTGGCCAGTGTTCCCGGAGCCTCCGTACCTCAGCCCTTTGGTGGAACATGGCGGCAAATTCAGCTATTCGCCGACCCCTACAAGCTCGAAGCCAACCAACTCAGCCTCATGGATGTCGTGCGTGCCGTCAACGACGCAAACGTCATCCTTCCTGCAGGCGACGCGCAGATCGGACGCTACGACTATGACCTCTACACCAACTCCATGCTCAAAGGACCTGACGACATCGCACAGGTACCGATCAAGACAGTTGGACAGTCCCCTGTTCGTGTCGGTGACGTGGCCGTGCCACAGGATGCGTACAGCCGCCAGTACAACATCGTACGTGTCGACGGTCAGCATGCTGTCTATGTTCCAGTCTTCAAAGGCGGCAGTGATGCGAATACCATCGCCATCGTCGACGGTGTCCGCGCCAAGCTGAAGGCGCTCTATGACGTGCCCGCCTCGCTGCGGACCGCAGTTGTTTTCGACCAGGCGCGCTTTGTACGCACGGCCATCGAAACACTGCTGCATGAAGGCGGAGTGGGACTCTTCCTCACCTGCCTGATGATTCTGCTTTTCCTGGGCAGCCTCCGCGCCACAGTCGCGGTCTTCTTCTCCATCCCGCTTTCGCTGCTTGCTACTTTTATCGTGCTGCACTTCACGGGTAGTTCGGTAAACAGCATGGTTCTCGGAGGGCTGGCTCTTGCGCTCTCCCGCCTGATCGACAACTCCGTCGTGGTGCTCG belongs to Silvibacterium dinghuense and includes:
- a CDS encoding DUF190 domain-containing protein, yielding MLNIGPALKVTIHLNRDTGAKHGFLVDDILDFLQKRGIAGATAIQAFAGFGAHRRLHTEGAGDVGGEHLPVLIYFIDEPAKIDAILDDLLAFVTDGLVEMHPTQVLRSITATEKVIT
- a CDS encoding response regulator transcription factor, with translation MTRSCEMMRVGEMGMSSARAKILIIDDDRKLSEAVAAGGDGAGYEVLTAGSAEEGFFLIHNQHPDLLILDLTLPQRTGLDLLQQLRSEGTDVRVLILTSHNTIDDRVTGLRLGADDYLGKPFSFPELLARIDVQLRRTVPAQTAAMLQVADLCVDAKKRMAMRDGQRLELTVREFDLLLYLVENRGRTVSREMLARDIWHETSRFTPIDNVIDVQVARLRRKIDDPFGVKLLQTVRGLGFTLREPEV
- a CDS encoding efflux RND transporter periplasmic adaptor subunit — encoded protein: MTPRKRTVLFGSLTAVSALLAACSKQAAPTEATPTVPVAAVGYANLQNDLVLTAEFHPYQDVDVMAKVAGYVRQINVDIGDHVHQGQILATLEVPEIQDDLAKAKAGQAAAEANIATAEAAVEHARAAASIASLSYQRIEDVANRDRGLVPKQEVDVAQSRKAEASAQLDSAVSSLKAAQQARLEADSEYSRADAMVQYATIRAPFTGVVTKRYANTGSMIQAGISSQTQAMPLVSLAQNDLLRLILPVPVSDVSSIHNGEAVDVDVVSLGRTLKGTVTRYADSVQFSTRTMDTEVDVPNPQGTLVPGMYAEVHLHLAPRPHVLSVPVDAVDGIGTAAEQAWVIRDGALHLVPVTTGLQTPNRIEILSGLAEGDQIAVGRHTGLSDGEHVNPVPATYESASADRH
- a CDS encoding TolC family protein → MRKSISPLFRGMPFLLATAFIASPFVFAQTAGPTQPASLTLATAENTALLNQPRMLAAQQRARAAGEQIREARSADFPTIGFNTTGVRVADPGTATAAGNITTSSISDRFAYGGTLSQLVTDFGRTHALVQQSRDQASAQADLAILTRAQVRLNVRTAYYQVLGAEAVLRAAQSAKATRELVAHQLTELSKSELRSTLDVQFATVLVEQADLAVVQAQSLVAQDRAHLATAMGLQQSIAAPLADESPAGDPLPASPDSLQHDAQTQRADLQAAVAQQSAAQHYAEAEQRLSWPKLTVLAAAGQIPYHDATLHDDYAAAGFNLNIPIFNGGLFAAQRAQAAHEASAAARDTQQVRLEVNEQVQSAWYRAEEAFQSIAVTAKLVAASREALRLAQDRYDAGLGSIVELNEAQLNETSAEIQAADANYTYLTRRAQLDFATGQLN